The Pogona vitticeps strain Pit_001003342236 chromosome 3, PviZW2.1, whole genome shotgun sequence genome includes a window with the following:
- the POU4F1 gene encoding POU domain, class 4, transcription factor 1 produces the protein MCCCGGGGGGGGRSSGSDSGSRLGGGGGGSLVALGARRSPRSPCSLAALWVDFFLLWLRVPPHRRAAKMMSMNSKQPHFAMHPTLPEHKYPSLHSSSEAIRRACLPTPPLQSNIFASLDETLLARAEALAAVDIAVSQGKSHPFKPDATYHTMNSVPCTSTSTVPLGHHHHHHHHHHHQALEPGDLLEHITSPSLTLMTGAGGGGGGGGHEGAGGAGAGGGGGGGGGGGGGGGLISTSAHPHSHMHGLGHLAHPAAAAAMNMPSGLPHPGLVAAHHGGAAGQAAAAAAAAAVGAAGLASICDSDTDPRELEAFAERFKQRRIKLGVTQADVGSALANLKIPGVGSLSQSTICRFESLTLSHNNMIALKPILQAWLEEAEGAQREKMNKPELFNGGEKKRKRTSIAAPEKRSLEAYFAVQPRPSSEKIAAIAEKLDLKKNVVRVWFCNQRQKQKRMKFSATY, from the exons ATGtgctgctgcggcggcggcggcggcggaggcggcaggAGCAGCGGCAGCGACAGCGGTAGCcgcctcggcggcggcggcggcggcagcctgGTGGCGCTCGGGGCGCGGCGGAGCCCCCGGTCGCCCTGCTCGCTGGCCGCGCTTTGGGTggatttcttccttctctggctTCGGGTCCCCCCGCACCGCCGAGCCGCCAAGATGATGTCCATGAACAGCAAGCAGCCCCACTTCGCGATGCACCCCACCCTGCCCGAGCACAAGTACCCGTCGCTGCACTCCAGCTCCGAAGCCATCCGGAGAGCCTGCCTCCCAACTCCGCCG CTGCAGAGCAACATCTTCGCCAGCCTGGACGAGACGCTGCTGGCCCGGGCCGAGGCGCTGGCGGCCGTGGACATCGCGGTGTCGCAGGGCAAGAGCCACCCCTTCAAGCCGGACGCCACCTACCACACCATGAACAGCGTGCCCTGCACCTCCACCTCCACCGTGCCGCtgggccaccaccaccaccaccatcaccaccaccaccaccaagcgcTGGAGCCCGGCGACCTGCTGGAGCACATCACCTCGCCCTCGCTGACCCTCATGACCGGcgcgggaggcggcggcggcggcggcgggcacgAGGGCGCGGGGGGCGCGGGGgccggcggaggcggcggcggcggaggaggaggaggcggcggcgggggcctGATCTCCACCTCGGCCCACCCGCACTCGCACATGCACGGCCTGGGCCACCTGGCTCacccggcggccgccgccgccatgaACATGCCGTCGGGCTTGCCGCACCCGGGCCTGGTGGCGGCCCACCACGGCGGGGCGGCcgggcaggcggcggcggcggcggcggcggcggcggtgggcgCGGCCGGGCTGGCCTCCATCTGCGACTCGGACACGGACCCGCGGGAGCTGGAGGCCTTCGCCGAGCGCTTCAAGCAGCGGCGGATCAAGCTGGGCGTGACGCAGGCCGACGTGGGCTCGGCGCTGGCCAACCTCAAGATCCCCGGGGTGGGCTCGCTCAGCCAGAGCACCATCTGCCGCTTCGAGTCGCTCACCCTCTCGCACAACAACATGATCGCGCTCAAGCCCATCCTGCAGGCCTGGCTGGAGGAAGCCGAGGGCGCCCAGCGCGAGAAAATGAACAAGCCCGAGCTCTTCAACGGCGGCGAGAAGAAGCGCAAGCGGACTTCCATCGCCGCGCCCGAGAAGCGCTCGCTCGAGGCCTACTTCGCCGTCCAGCCGCGGCCCTCCTCCGAGAAGATCGCCGCCATCGCGGAAAAATTGGACCTCAAAAAGAACGTGGTGCGGGTTTGGTTTTGCAACCAGAGACAGAAGCAGAAAAGGATGAAATTCTCCGCCACCTACTAG